The sequence TCAAACTAATTGGGAGAATACTGGACTTCAATCCTGTAACCGCCTGCGGAGTTGCCAATGATGAAACGAATTCTTGCCACCCTGATAGCCCTTATCCTGTTGACCGGTACGGCACACGCGGCAACCAAAGTTGTCGTCAGCATTGTTCCGCAGCAATACTTCGTGGAACAAGTCGGTGGCGACCTCGTCGATGTCTCCGTGATGGTTCAACCCGGTGCGAGCCCCGCATCATACGAACCAAAACCGCGCCAGATGGCAGAACTTTCACGGGCGCAGCTCTACTTCTCCATAGGAGTCCCTTTCGAAAGAGCATGGCTGCAGCGAATGAAGTCAGCAAGCCCGCAATCGACTTTCATCGCAATGGATGCAGGCGTTGATAAACGACCAATGGCTCGACATCATCACCATGAAGAAGTGCACGTTGAGAATGGAGAGCATCACGGAATCCCTGACCCGCACATCTGGACGGCCCCGCCGATAGTCAGGCAGATGGCAGCCTCAATTCTCAAAGGACTGATCGAAGCAGATCCTGAAAACGAAGCAGCCTACCGCAAGAATCATGGGTCTTTCGTACACAAAATAAATAAACTTGACGGCGACTTGCAGTCTCTCTTCGCCCAATCCAACCAAAAACGATTCATGGTCTATCACCCATCATGGGGCTACTTCGCCCAAACCTATGGCCTGACGCAGATTCCCATAGAATTGGAAGGCAAGGAACCCGGCCCAAAAGAACTTGGCGAACTTATTCAACACGCCAAAAAAGAGAACATTCGAGTGGTATTCGTCCAACCCCAGTTCTCGGACAGAAGCGCCGAACTCATCGCCAAGGCCATCCAAGGGCAAGTCATCAAGGCCGACCCGCTCGCCTATGACTGGGAACAGAATCTGCGAGACGTTGCTCAAGCCTTTCAAAAAGCCCTCCGGTAGCAACGAGATGGTGCCGCCGGCGGCATCCCCCTTTTCTGTGTTCAGCTTTCGAAAGATGCCTGTTTTTCATCCAAATAATGGATGAAACGTGAAAAACGGTATATGGTATGCCGACACGGAACTATCAGGGGTGCCCGGTTCATGAGCCTGCTCGTCGTCAACATCTCGGACATGAAGATCTCCACGAAT is a genomic window of Desulfovibrio oxyclinae DSM 11498 containing:
- a CDS encoding metal ABC transporter solute-binding protein, Zn/Mn family; the encoded protein is MMKRILATLIALILLTGTAHAATKVVVSIVPQQYFVEQVGGDLVDVSVMVQPGASPASYEPKPRQMAELSRAQLYFSIGVPFERAWLQRMKSASPQSTFIAMDAGVDKRPMARHHHHEEVHVENGEHHGIPDPHIWTAPPIVRQMAASILKGLIEADPENEAAYRKNHGSFVHKINKLDGDLQSLFAQSNQKRFMVYHPSWGYFAQTYGLTQIPIELEGKEPGPKELGELIQHAKKENIRVVFVQPQFSDRSAELIAKAIQGQVIKADPLAYDWEQNLRDVAQAFQKALR